Within the Erpetoichthys calabaricus chromosome 1, fErpCal1.3, whole genome shotgun sequence genome, the region ttctatttttagggGCTGATGAAGGTTTGGGAAAAGTGTTTAACACGCAGGAGGTTCATGAAATGAAGGATGTTCTCTCTGATTTGTCAGGATGCCCCTGGTACTGGTCCAGGTTTGCTGGGTTTAGTTTTCTAGTTTCATTGCACTTTTGTTAATGATGACTACTTACAAACATCTCCTGCTTTGTTCAGTTTGATTCGTGCCATTCTTATGGTCCTCTTTGTTGCTCAGTGACGGGCCATTTTGGTATTGACAGCAACTGCGCTGGAACCTAAACCCCAATTGCAGCATGGCTTGTACAACATTTTGTTTGATCTttgactaaaataaaatgaaataaaggctACATTTGCTGCAACTTAATTCCCATCTTCTCAATCATTTCTGACACAGATCTGATGAATTTTAGAGAAATGTGATTAGGATGAAATGGCATGGAATCGGACATTTATGAGAAGAATTTGATTTTCTGCCATAACTCCTTCTGGTTAATTTGTACAGCTTCATTTACCTGAGGCAACTTTCATCGATGGAAAAATCGGACATAGCAAAAACATCACACAGCATGAGACGTGTGTCATTACTGATGTGAACCCAGAAGATATATAAattcaatatatactgtaaatgtaatgaattattattattataaatatttataggcTTCTTCTGGGTTCACATCAGTAATGACACACGTCTCATGCTGTGTGATGTTTTTGCTATGTCCGATTTTTCCATCGATGAAAGTTGCCTCGGTGTTTACTTAACCAGTCTCGGATGTCTTCTGAGAATTTCTTTACCCGGTGAAGCTGTTCCTCGACTTGCCTTTTGTCATGGCCGAAAAACTTCAAATCATTAATAAACAGAAGTTATGTGACAATCTGAGGATTTGTCTCATTCCGGGTGCCATTATTAAATCTGTCACCGAGGTTATTGAGGGGGGTGCTTAGTGGATTTAATAATAAGCAGAACTGGAGTGGTGAAAGTGAGTATCCCTGGAATATTCCTCCTTTGATTTGTTTATCCGGGATTGCGATTTGTGCTTCGTTGTggtgtagctgcaggttttctgcCAATGGAGCGAGGTGGCGGATATGAAATGTGAGACAGCAGGGTGGATTTTATACATTTCCAGACATTTGAGTATCCATGACTGCGCCACACTGTCAAAGGCTTTCCTGTTGTCCACATCACCACACTCAGGTTTTAGCCTTTTGTGTAGCACTCCATTAACACCTTGTTCAACAatagctacattttttttttgttgtagatGACgatcttttgtttcctttttgttctGTTGCCATTATGTTGTTTTCTTCATGGTGACTTGATTGCTGTGAAAAGTTGAAACACTGTGGAGAAGCTGGTCATGGAGCAGTAATTTATTGGGCTTGCTAGTTTTGTCTGATTTTGGACTTACGAGTGTTGTTCCAGTAGTGAGGCACTGTGGTGTCACCTGCGGGTGCTGCATTAACATGTTTTTACATTTGGCCGTAGCCTGGTGCAGTGTAGTCAGATGTTTGAACCTGAAGTTTGTTATGGCATCAGAGCCTGTTGTCATCTTCCAGTTGGCAGCAGATTTAAGGGTGCTTTTAATCTCCTTGGATTTACCTCAGGCCATTCCATTCCCTTCATTTACTTGTTTTCAGTGTCTTTCTGGATTTGCCCTAACCAGTCTGCTTCTTGACTGTGCTCTTGGAGATATGCATGTATGTTACTCCAtaatgtttccatttcttttttctctggtGATGTACAGTAGTTACTTTCACCGTGCCCCTGCCTAACATTCTATAAAACATTTTTGGATTGTCCctaaatgatctgctttacatctTCATTTTTGTTGGCAACATTTCAGTTTCTGAGCTTCTGTCAGTGTGAACTCTTTTGTGGGTTTGAAGAGCACTCTTTTgtgaaaattgtttgccacattcagaacaaccatatggcttctctccagtgtgaattcgttTGTGTATTTGAAGATAGTTATTGGTGGTAAattctttgccacattcagaacagcgatacggcttctctcctgtgtgaattcttgcaTGGATTTGGAGATTGctcatttgtgtgaattgtttgccacaatCAGAACAatagtatggcttctctccagtatgaattctcaaATGTGTTTGAAGAGAGCTATTTGTGGTatactgtttgccacattcagaacaacaatatggcttctctccagtatgaattcttgtaTGGAGCTGGAGACCTTTCTTTTGtctgaattgtttgccacatgcAGAACAatgatatggcttctctcctgtgtgaattcttttgtgtattTGAAAATAATGACTGGTGGTAAATtctttgccacattctgaacagcgaTATGGCTTctttccagtgtgaattcttttgtggctctCAAGTACATCTGctcgtgaaaactgtttgccacattcagaacagtgatatggcttctctcctgtgtgaattcttgcaTGGATGTGGAGATAGCTGATTTGTGTAAATCGTTTGCCACAATCAGAACAatagtatggcttctctccagtatgagttCTAGTGTGCTTCTGAAGATCATTCTTTCGAGGAAAGCTTTTGCCACATTCGGAACAACAATATGgcctctctccagtgtgaattctattGTGGATCTCAAGCATGTTTTttcgtgaaaactgtttgccacattcagaaca harbors:
- the LOC127527648 gene encoding zinc finger protein 239-like, with translation MTSGSKSATPASVQDDSVLVMKRTPVGALNSQLQKHNSDSVTVHQEQSKKIQRKCKSRDGNLRQTQQKLYQCSECGKQFTQISNLQSHTRIHTGEKPYCCSECGKQFSRKNMLEIHNRIHTGERPYCCSECGKSFPRKNDLQKHTRTHTGEKPYYCSDCGKRFTQISYLHIHARIHTGEKPYHCSECGKQFSRADVLESHKRIHTGKKPYRCSECGKEFTTSHYFQIHKRIHTGEKPYHCSACGKQFRQKKGLQLHTRIHTGEKPYCCSECGKQYTTNSSLQTHLRIHTGEKPYYCSDCGKQFTQMSNLQIHARIHTGEKPYRCSECGKEFTTNNYLQIHKRIHTGEKPYGCSECGKQFSQKSALQTHKRVHTDRSSETEMLPTKMKM